In Gimesia chilikensis, the genomic window AGATCACCGGTATCTAACAGGGATGATTCTTTCATCCAGGGAAGATCCAGATCAAAGGCCTGTGCGAATGCCTTCAGGTATTCTCTGATCTGAGGCATCTTTTTCCCGTACTTGTCCCAGATCTCTTTCATGAAATCAGAGAGCCCTGGATCCGAAGTGTCTTCCAGCCGGAAAGACAACTCACGCATCTTCCACTGGAGTTCATTCTCAAACGCCTGACTCGCCTGCGCGTTTTCCTGACCTTTGTGAATCCAGGACAGCATCTCTTCACGCTGATTCTTCTTATGACAGATCTCTGTCAGCGTAGTGTAGACGCGATCCAGGTCGACTTCTTTTTTGCATTCATCCCGGCTGAGAACTTCGATCAACACGTCATACAGAAAACGGGGATGCCGAATCAATAAAGCCCGATTAAAGATATACATCAATTGCCGATCGCTCAATTCCTTAACCGGAATCCGGTTCTGTGTCATTGAGGAACAGGTATTGAACTGGGACGACTCGTCAATCTCCAGTGCAGGCAGCTCGGAAACTTCCAGCGCGGGAGACAGCTCTGTGAAGTCCAGGAAATGGCCCAGCGAAAGCGTCTGTGCGTCCAGAACATACACGGCCGCGGTCAGTGATACTTTGAGACTCTCATCCTTCGCCGCTTCAACAGGCGTTTTCCCGTCCAGTCCTGCCAGGGGAGTTTCCGGCCACGTCTTGGAAAGCAGTACTTTCCACTGCTCCGCTTCCAGTTCCCGTCGTTTGAGAATGGGCATTTTCTGAGGGAAGCTCCAGCGGAAAAAGAGAGGCCACTGCTCAGTAGGCACGGGTGAAAGCGGAGTCCCCGCATCTTCACTTTCCGGCTCCACTTCCTGCAGGCCACACTCAGTTTTCCCGTCTTTCCCGAGAGCGTCTGCGAAAATTTCTTCCGCTTGTGTCAGTTGATCACCCTCGTAGGCGTACAATCGAATGTTCGCTTTATGCCCCAGCTGGCGATCTGCATCAAAGACATCAATATCACCAATTACCGTGGGGACATTTTCGAGAGTGATCGCCTCGCCGCGGGATTCGGCATCAAGTTCGGTGTTGAGGATTTGATAATACGCAACAGGAGTCGTCTCCTCCTGATCCTGTGGCGGTGGAACATTCCCTCTTAAAACCTGCGGGTGCTGATCCAGCAGGCCCAGGAATTTCGCAAGTGATTCGACCTCGTAAATCTTTTCGATCGAATTGACAACTTCAGCCGTATTATTCAGATCCAGCAGTTGAGCCAGTGTTTCCAGCTCAACAGCTTCAGCAAATTCCGATTCCAGTTTCGCAGCCTGATGAAACAGTTCGGCGGCCTTGACTTCATCTGTCGCCCAGGCATAACAGAAGGCTGCGTTTTTCCAGAGGATGACCAGCCCGGTCGCTTCTGCCAGCTGTTTAAACAGACCTGCAGCGGAACGATAACATCCCAGATTTGCCAGGCGCTGTGCTTTCTCAAAAGTGGTCTGCTGTTCGCTCTCTTCGAGGGGACAGCGTTCCAGGACATGCACTCCCCGGAACTGATACGGGATTTGATCATCCCCGTCAAACTCCAGCAGGTTCATAAACAGGTTCTGCTGATATTCCTGTGAAGCCACTCGCATC contains:
- a CDS encoding SEC-C domain-containing protein — its product is MSIDPYDPCPCNSGKKYKFCCHSIGDEVSKISHLHETHQTATALQLLDRLKKKYPEQPLSYITEAQILMAERRFEDALVPLNECLEREPDHPAAHSLLATSSFLAHGYKQSQKTIYTAFQKCAAVDVSLATPLAISIAIALQMRGYYLAAREHFALAMRVASQEYQQNLFMNLLEFDGDDQIPYQFRGVHVLERCPLEESEQQTTFEKAQRLANLGCYRSAAGLFKQLAEATGLVILWKNAAFCYAWATDEVKAAELFHQAAKLESEFAEAVELETLAQLLDLNNTAEVVNSIEKIYEVESLAKFLGLLDQHPQVLRGNVPPPQDQEETTPVAYYQILNTELDAESRGEAITLENVPTVIGDIDVFDADRQLGHKANIRLYAYEGDQLTQAEEIFADALGKDGKTECGLQEVEPESEDAGTPLSPVPTEQWPLFFRWSFPQKMPILKRRELEAEQWKVLLSKTWPETPLAGLDGKTPVEAAKDESLKVSLTAAVYVLDAQTLSLGHFLDFTELSPALEVSELPALEIDESSQFNTCSSMTQNRIPVKELSDRQLMYIFNRALLIRHPRFLYDVLIEVLSRDECKKEVDLDRVYTTLTEICHKKNQREEMLSWIHKGQENAQASQAFENELQWKMRELSFRLEDTSDPGLSDFMKEIWDKYGKKMPQIREYLKAFAQAFDLDLPWMKESSLLDTGDLAGNVSSEGIWSPGEATPETDSGSGSKLWLPGQS